From Aptenodytes patagonicus chromosome 1, bAptPat1.pri.cur, whole genome shotgun sequence, one genomic window encodes:
- the C1H21orf140 gene encoding uncharacterized protein C21orf140 homolog, with translation MQRFRNPLLKHVIRWGCFDVASKRQCLQYLRALRTLQLNSFNTIFLGETDIPESLITGEKRAKEASLRWPVWTLVYTGSSQGWVPWRYKLLLRGDLPIHQQNSIFQELCDSLTTSCVKCVIVTRDKMQLMHVGAKDGKKPETGTLPPVQPTIYMSGIECCPEVARANGHKLLVVPSSYNYLYPMDVARSSLKWFIINNRKNFALRSIERTHSYRCILFSDLIVKGTEKMTPNKWKVAINSEEMGELPP, from the coding sequence ATGCAGCGCTTCAGGAATCCACTTCTCAAGCACGTAATCCGCTGGGGCTGCTTTGATGTTGCTTCAAAGAGGCAGTGCCTGCAGTATTTAAGAGCTCTGAGGACACTGCAGCTTAACAGTTTCAACACCATTTTTTTAGGGGAAACAGATATTCCAGAAAGTCTtataacaggagaaaaaagagcCAAGGAGGCCAGCCTCCGCTGGCCAGTATGGACACTTGTTTATACTGGCAGCAGCCAAGGGTGGGTGCCCTGGAGGTACAAGCTGCTATTAAGAGGTGATCTGCCCATTCATCAGCAGAACAGTATCTTTCAGGAGTTGTGTGATTCTCTGACCACCTCCTGTGTAAAGTGCGTAATTGTGACTAGGGATAAAATGCAGCTGATGCATGTGGGGGCAAAAGATGGCAAGAAGCCAGAGACGGGAACTCTGCCACCAGTCCAACCAACGATCTACATGTCTGGCATTGAGTGTTGCCCTGAAGTTGCTAGAGCAAATGGCCATAAGCTTCTTGTTGTGCCTTCGTCTTACAACTATCTCTATCCTATGGATGTCGCCAGGTCTTCTTTGAAATGGTTTATTATAAACAACAGGAAGAACTTTGCCCTGAGGTCTATTGAGAGGACCCACTCCTATAGGTGTATCCTCTTCAGTGACTTGATTGTTAAAGGAACAGAGAAGATGACCCCAAACAAATGGAAGGTAGCGATTAACAGTGAAGAGATGGGAGAACTACCACCTTGA
- the KCNE1 gene encoding potassium voltage-gated channel subfamily E member 1, with amino-acid sequence MLVLSNNTALNSLLSKLLQDYLEQMNSSAPSQVRSASSSLEIIYVLLMIGLFGFFTVGVMLTNIRARRLENSRDPYNTYIATDIWHKKDREYFQAKLIENYKLCCVFENHLAVEQPSTQIPEAKSS; translated from the coding sequence ATGTTGGTGCTGTCTAACAACACAGCCTTGAATTCACTCCTCTCCAAGCTGCTTCAAGACTACCTGGAGCAGATGAATAGCTCTGCACCTTCCCAGGTCAGAAGTGCCAGCAGCAGTCTGGAAATCATCTATGTGCTGCTGATGATCGGCCTCTTTGGCTTCTTCACAGTGGGAGTCATGCTGACCAACATCCGCGCCAGGAGGCTGGAGAACTCCCGCGACCCCTACAACACCTACATTGCCACAGACATTTGGCACAAGAAGGACAGGGAGTATTTTCAAGCCAAGCTCATAGAAAATTACAAGCTGTGCTGTGTCTTTGAAAACCATCTGGCTGTGGAGCAGCCAAGCACGCAGATTCCCGAGGCGAAGTCTTCCTAG